A part of bacterium genomic DNA contains:
- a CDS encoding polynucleotide 5'-hydroxyl-kinase — translation MEKINLLNEEQLNVFLSKEIKKILFIGGVDTGKTTLLKYISNFLFKKGENVFILDCDVGQSHIGPPTTVGYAKLKEKIEDFNLDADRFYFVGSVTPSNSIIEFIAGISIMNQFISKEKGKILIDTTGYVKNRLAISLKIHKIEILTPDFVFLLEKEKELEEIERFLKFSGIKFTKIKVENIPVKSMEERNIFRKNRFLQYFGNLKKINLNMDKVSIKITNLRGVYNVFEIKNLNLRGNLCGLKRSNLDYFCLGVIANMKNEWAEIFIPEKVNINNTDIKSISISNYSILEIVSVE, via the coding sequence ATGGAGAAAATAAACCTTTTGAATGAAGAGCAATTAAATGTTTTTCTTTCAAAAGAAATAAAAAAAATTCTTTTTATAGGTGGAGTGGATACAGGAAAAACAACTTTATTGAAATATATCTCAAATTTTTTATTTAAAAAAGGAGAAAATGTTTTTATTCTTGATTGTGATGTTGGACAATCACATATTGGTCCTCCCACAACAGTTGGTTATGCTAAATTAAAAGAAAAAATTGAGGATTTTAATTTAGATGCGGATAGATTTTACTTTGTTGGTTCTGTTACACCATCTAATTCTATCATTGAGTTCATTGCAGGAATTTCGATAATGAACCAATTTATTAGTAAAGAGAAAGGGAAGATTTTGATTGATACAACAGGATATGTAAAAAATAGGTTAGCGATTTCTTTGAAAATTCATAAAATAGAAATTTTAACCCCTGATTTTGTTTTTTTACTTGAAAAGGAAAAAGAACTTGAAGAGATAGAAAGGTTTTTGAAATTTTCAGGAATAAAATTTACAAAAATTAAAGTTGAGAATATCCCTGTAAAATCAATGGAAGAAAGAAATATCTTTAGGAAGAATAGATTTTTACAGTATTTTGGAAATTTAAAAAAAATTAACTTAAATATGGATAAGGTTTCAATTAAAATCACTAATTTGAGAGGAGTTTATAATGTTTTTGAGATTAAAAATTTAAATTTAAGAGGAAATTTATGTGGTTTAAAAAGAAGTAATTTAGATTATTTCTGTCTCGGTGTTATTGCTAATATGAAAAATGAATGGGCAGAAATTTTTATACCAGAGAAAGTTAATATAAATAACACAGATATTAAAAGTATTTCTATAAGCAATTATTCTATTTTGGAAATAGTTTCAGTTGAATAA